A window of Bacillus sp. DX3.1 genomic DNA:
ATTCTGCTGTTTTCAACACCACATACTTTGAGAGTAAGGTTTAGTTATAACTATTATTTGAAAATTAATCATAAATTTCCTGTTATAATATGTCTTATACATAATATTTAAAAAATTAAAAACAGGAGGAGAGATTATGAAAAAAAAGTTATTGTACTGGGTGGGCTCAATTGCTGGTTTAGCTCTTGTAGGATTTGGAATATTTTATGGATTAACGGCTACATCTACTATAAGCGTGGAGAAAGAATCTGTTTCCTCTGAAGCAGTAAAAGAAAAAAAAGAAGAACCAGTATTGGAGGAAAAAGATTCACAAGAAAATACGGCACAGATTGAAGGTGTTGATTTACAATTAGATATTGATAACAGCTCACCCGAATCGGCAGTTATAGCAGCTATGCATAAAATGACTCATCAAAAAGTACGTGCACAAGAAAAGTGGGGCGCAATTCCAATGACTAAGCAAGGTACAGATCTCATATATAATATCGTCGCTCAAAGCTCATTCAAGGAGAAAGATAGATTATTACAAATTGCTGAAAGATGGAAGAATCGTGATTTTAGTCAAATATCAGATGACCATAATTTCTTTTGGACTTTTGATGGAGGAACAATCGGAAAAGCGTATGGTATGCTGAATACTTCAGAAGAAAGAACTTTCGCCATTAATAACTTTGGTGAGGAAATGACTGGGAAGTTAGTTAAATCTGGTGATCTTTCAGCTAAATAATGAAATAACTTAGTAAAGAAGTAGAAAGTGAAGCAAAATGAACTTATATAAATACAAATTAAAAAACTGACATACAACCCCTCTTTTTAGGTGGGAGAGAGCATCCGACCATGCATAGAAGTGGTCAGATCCTTTTCCTGCCCAGACACAGTGAAAACAAAGAGAGAAAACGAGTGCAGGTCACCTTTTGTTATCTATAGCCGTGGCTTATATGTCGAAAAATCCAAAATGGATTTATATAGTAGATATTGAGAATAATGAAGATGTATTTTTTTGTATTCATTAAGGACGAGTTGTTTGATCCCGAATCAAACAATTCGTCCTTTTTATCCCGCTATTTGCGGGCAGTAATCCCCCACTGATCAAAGTTTTACTTTATGTATAGTGTGTGGACGCAGGGACGTCTAATATGCTGTTAGAACGGATAGGCTAGGAGAATAGAGAAAATAGGTGATTATCCACTGTATTGGGTCATCAGCCCCTATTGAATTACAGGTAGAGAGATTTTATATGTTGATAAAAGGAACGTTCGTTTGGTATGATATCTATATTGTTCTAATGGAGAGTAAAAATTGTTATTTCAACCTTTAAGATATTTTGGTAAGGGAAAAGTTTGTATTATGTTATATAAATACAAATTAAAAAACCTACATAAAACTCTTCTTTTTAGGTAGGAGAGAGCATCCGGCCATGCATAGAAGCGGTCAGATCCTTTTCCTAACCCATGCCAAGTGAAAACAAGGAGAGAAAATGAGTACAGGCCACCTTTTGTTATCCATAGCCGCGGCTATATGTCGAAAAATCAAAATGGATTTATATAGAAAGCACTTAAAGGTCAAGAAAATCCAAAGTGATATAATAGAAGAATAGATACATTATATTGACGTTTTTGAATGAGTAGGAGTTTGTGCTATATAAATACAAATTAAAAAACCGACACATAAAACCCTTCTTTTTAGGTGGGAGAGAGCATCCGTTCATGCATAGAAGCGGTCAGATCCTTTTCCTGCCCCATACCAAGTGAAAACAAAGAGAGAAAACGAGTGCAGGTCACCTTTTGTTATCCATAGCCGCGGCTTATATGTCGAAAAATTAAAATAGATATATATAGAATATGTATTTTATACCTTACAACAATGTAAGGTAGGTGTAAGAGAAATCGATGGGATCTTCCGCACATTAAAGGTATTTTTAAGATAAGAACCATACATGCTGTAAAGAAAAGAGGTGTGCACGATGAAAGAACGAGTACTGTCTAGAGTAAACTATCATCAACGAGTTTCATTCAATCCAATTGCAAAGTTTCTTTATAAAGCTATCATTTTATTATTATTATTAAGTTGTACATTATTATTTATCGGAAATGCAATGGTTGAACGAAGTAATATTAGCAAGTTACATGTACCTGCTAAATTTGAGGTGCCAGAGTCATTAGCTCACGCATTTATTGCGACAGAAGATAAACGATTTTATCATCATGACGGTTTAGACTATATAGCAATTGTTCGGGCTTCAATTGAAAATATAAAAGCTGGTGGCGTTGTACAAGGTGGAAGTACAATTACACAGCAGCTTTCTAAAAATGCTTTTTTATCAAATGAACGTACATTTTCTCGTAAATGGAAAGAAATTTTTTATACAAAAAAAATTGAACGCACATATACAAAAAATGAAATTTTAAAATTATATGTGAGCAATATTTATTATGGAGAAGGTGCATGGGGGATTGAGAAAGCAGCGCAGTTATACTTTGGTAAAGAGGTGAATCAATTAACACTAAGTGAAAGTGCAATGATGGCTGCTATTGTAAAAGCCCCTTCCTATTATTCACCTGTTCAGAATTATGATAAAGCGGTAGAGAGACGGAATGTCGTTTTAAAATTGATGGAGAGAGAAGGCTATATTAGCCATGCTGAATATGTACAAGCAACAAGTGAAAAATTAGTGATTCGTCATGATATTAAAGCGGAGCACCCAGTACAAAAAGTTGCTCGTGAAAAGCTTGTAAGTTAAAAACTAAGTTCCATATGGAACTTAGTTTTTTTATGAATGAAACAGTCAAAATTGAGACACAATATTGACACATTTTCCATGTTTTTGGCGATTTTGTGAGCGTGTTCATTGCGTGACTTATATAAGTATTGATATCATGTGTAATGTATACAACAATGTATACAGAATATGAATTTAAAGAGGAATGTATATGAAATCATCAAACAAAATTATGGTTCTTGGCGTTGTTTTTTCTGTTGCAGTACTGATCGTAATTGGGACAATTGTGTACAGTATTATAAATGATAAAAAAGATAAAGGAAATGAAATGTTTGCGTACTCTACGCAGCAATCATTAGGAGAGAAAGATGCTCCGATTAGGGTTGTTGAATTTGGCGATTTTAAATGCCCAGCTTGCCGAACATGGGATGCAACGGTATTACCTCGTTTAAAAGAAGAGTATATCAATAAAGGGAAAGTACAGTTTTATTTTATTAACTTCCCATTCATCGGAAAAGATTCTAAGCTAGGAGCAGCGGCTGGTGAGGCGATTTATAAACAAAATCCAGAAGCGTTTTGGAAGTTCTATGATGAAATATACCAAAATCAAAAAAGTGATAAGGAAGAATGGATTACAGAAGAACTGCTTGTGAATATGGTGAAGGAAAAACTTCCAAATATTGATGTGGAACAGTTCAAAAAAGATATGCATAGTAAAGAAATAAAAGATAAAGTACAGAAAGATCTTGATCGTGCATTGAAACTAAAAGTACAAGGTGCACCCTCAGTATATGTAAGCGGCGAGCTTGCAAACCCAGATTATGATAGTATGAAAGCAGCAATCGAAAAAGAATTGAAAAAGTGATGAGTATTCATCACTTTTTTTCGTCTTTTTTCGACAAAATTCTTGCTTCAGCTTTTTGTACATGCTATACTATTTTACATAAGTTAACCGAAAATTTATAATTTCTTCATATTTGCGGGTGTAGTTTAGTGGTAAAACAAGAGCCTTCCAAGCTCTGGTCGAGGGTTCGATTCCCTTCACCCGCTCCAAATCTCATTTTATATTCTCATAATAATTTGTTATCAACGCAGTGTTTCGTTTCTTAGATAAACGAAGCATTGCGTTTTTTAATGTTTGTAAATGAGTATTATATGCGAGAATAGAAATAAGGAATACTATTAGAGGATGTTCAAAAAGTCCGGTAAAGATAGCAGTCGCATTTCTTCGTTACGTCGCCACTTCGGTACTCATGTAGTTCCATCTATGCTTCGTATCCTCGTGGCTTCCGTGCCTCGAACTGCTAGGCTCTCTTTAGCCTCCTTTTTGAACACGTACTACTACCAAGTGAATTGCTAACCATCAGTAGGTGACTACTTGTTAGATGAGGTATATGTATTCATCGTAGAAGGAGGCAAAGCATGGATTTTGAACAATTAAAACAAGATATAATTGCATATAGTAAAACGATTGGAATAGATAAAATAGGTTTTGCGAGTGCTTCCCCATTTGAAGAATTAAAACAACGCTTAATTCAGCAACAGCAATTAAATTATCAATCCGGTTTTGAAGAATCGGATATTGAGAAAAGAACAAATCCGCAGCTATTATTGCCAGGTGCAAAATCTATTATTGCGATTGCATTAGCGTACCCGTCAAAGTTAAAAAATGCACCGCTCAGTAAGCGCGGAGAACGCCGTGGTATTTTTTGCCGTGCTTCTTGGGGACAAGATTACCATCTTGTTTTACGGGATCGGTTACAAAAATTAGAAGATTATTTAATCGAAAAATTACCTGATATAGAAGTGAAATCAATGGTTGATACGGGAGAATTAAGTGATCGAGCTGTTTCAGAACGAGCTGGTATTGGGTGGAGTGCAAAGAACTGTGCTATTATTACGCCGGAATTTGGTTCTTACGTGTATTTAGGTGAAATGATTACCAATGTTCCCTTTCCGCCGGATCAGCCAATTGAAGACCAATGTGGCAGCTGTACAAAATGCATTGATATTTGTCCGACAGGTGCACTTATACAAGGAGGACAATTAGACTCAAAAAAATGTATTGCCTTTTTAACACAAACAAAAGGTTTTCTTCCAGAAGAATATCGAGAGAAAATTGGAAATCGGATTTATGGTTGTGATACGTGCCAAACGGTTTGTCCGAAGAATAAAGGAAAAGATTTTCATAACCATCCAGAGATGGAACCGGATCCAGAGCTTGTTAAACCACTTTTAACACCACTTTTAACGATTAGTAATCGTGATTTTAAAGAGAAATACGGAATTATGTCTGGGTCATGGCGAGGAAAAAAGCCCCTCCAACGAAATGCGATTTTGGCTCTTGCTCATTTCAAGGAGACAGCAGCGATTCCAGATTTAGTTGGTGTTATGAAAGATGATCCTCGTCCTGTAATTCGTGGAACAGCAGCATGGGCGTTAGGGAAAATCGGCGGCGAAGGTGTTCAAGAAGCAATTGAAAAAGCGATGGTACGTGAGAAGGATGAAGAGGTCCTTCATGAAATGCACCGAGGAATCGAATTGTTAGCCGAGAAAAAATAGCAGATTATGTCTCTTTTCTTCATATTGTAATAGGGGAGGGAGACGCTATGTTTGTAAAACAAAAGCTTAAAGAACAGATGCAACAATTTTTATCGTATATAACAGGTAAACGTATCAATGAGAATGAGGTTCCCGCGGATTTATTGCAAGTACTCCAGCGGAAAAAGAACTTGTTTCAAAATCGTGAAGCTGAAATTGTAAAGGCAACTGCAGATGTCTCTTTTATTAGACAGCTGAACAGTAAGCAATATCAAGAAGTCGATTATCAAGTTCATTTAAAATATTTAATTCGTCACCATGAATTATTTTATGTTGAAGAAGAGAAATTGGAAAGACGCATTCGCATGAAAGATGGGCGTATTGTAGAAGATAAAGCAATTAAACATCAGGTAGAAGAAGTGCAAAGTGAAACACTGGAGCGAGAGGTAACGAAAGGACAATATGCCTCGTATCATTATAATCGCTTAGAAGCAGTCAAATATGCAGAACGCTGGTGGGATGAGCGTAATCCGGCGTATCGCAATTTCCCTGATAATTGTACAAATTTTGTTTCACAGTGTCTTCATGAGGGTGAAACGCCAATGACTGGATATCCTAACATTCGAAAAGGATGGTGGCAAAGGCAGAATCAGTGGAGCTGGAGCTGGGCAGTTGCCCACTCATTTTATTGGTATTTATCAGGAGCTACAACAGGACTACGCGCTAAACAGGTAGAAAAACCAGAGGATCTTATACTTGGCGATGTGATTGCTTATGATTTTGAGGATGATGGGCGATGGAATCATACGACGATTGTTGTGGCAAAAGATGCGAATGATATGCCACTTGTGAATGCACATTCAGCTGACAGTCGCCGGCGCTATTGGAACTATGAAGATTCCAGTAAATATACGCCGCAAATGAAATACAAATTTTTTCATATTATTAATGGGTAGAGATTTTTCACTCAAATGGTATAATACGTAGTAGAGAAAAGATTGAGGTGAATATCGTGGGAGTACATGTTGTTTTATATCAACCAGAAATTCCAGCAAATACAGGAAATATTGCACGTACTTGTGCAGCAACTGGAACAGAGTTACATTTAATTCGACCGCTTGGATTTTCAACCGATGATAAAATGCTAAAACGTGCGGGTCTAGACTATTGGGAACACGTGAAAATTACGTATTATGATTCGATTGAAGAGTTTTATGAAAAAAATAAAGACGGTGAATTCTTCTATTTAACAAAGTATGGTGAAAAAGCACATACAGCGTTTAATTATAGTAATGCTGAGAAAGATTATTATTTTGTATTTGGAAGAGAAACAAACGGATTGCCTGCAAACGTAATTGAAGAGAACTTTGATCATTGCTTACGTATCCCAATGACAGATAAAGTGCGTTCTTTAAATTTATCAAATACTGCAGCGATTTTAATCTATGAAGCATTCCGTCAACAAAATTACCCAGGTTTAGATTTACAAATTGTGTACTAAAAGCCGTCATTTGACGGCTTTTTTTATAAAAATCAATAATTTTTGAATAGATATAATCATACATTTCTCCGTATCTGATATAGAAAGAATTTATTTTGCCCTACGCTAACGGACAGCATGGGAGAGTGGAGGTGCACCAATCAGACTTTTACTGGTAAGTTTATTCTCCACCTATTCTTTACTGACTGTCTAACTTTGAGGTGGGGTATTACTGCCCGCCAATAGCGGGATAAAAAACAAAAAAAGTGATGGGCATATGCTCATCACTTTTTGTTTGTACCTGGTTTATCGTTATATCCTGATGTGAAAATTGCAGTGAGAAATGTGAGTGAGACACCCAAAATTAATAATAATTTCATACCAATCCCCCCTTTTTAAATTCAAGCTTAGTTAGCCGGACGGTTGAATCTTATGTAGATTCTGCAGAGGTAAATAAGAGATCAAATCAGTAGAGTGGATAAGAATTTATCCATCATTTACATTATACCGAATTTTCTTTTAATTTTGGAATAAAATTTATAGCGTTTGTGAGTGATTTCATTTTGATTCACAAGAATGTTTAAGGACATCCTCGCATACCTTTTATAATAATCCGATTGAACAAGGAGATGGGGGAGGAGCTATAATGGATATTTTAAAGAAGATTGAGCAGCATCGAGAAGCAGAAGAACGTTTACAATGGGAAGGTACGTTTGCTGAGTATTTGGAGCTTGTAAAAGAAAGACCATGGGTGGCACAAACAGCACACTCTCGTATTTATAATATGATCAAAGATGCTGGAATTGAAGAAGTAGAAGGTAGAAGAAAATATAACTTTTTTAGCAATCAATTATTTGGACTAGAAGATGCATTAGAGCGCCTTGTTGAAGAATATTTTCATCCGTCTGCCAAACGTTTAGATGTTAGAAAGCGGATTTTATTATTAATGGGTCCAGTTAGCGGTGGGAAATCGACGTTAGTTACTATATTAAAACGAGGTCTAGAGACGTATTCGCGTACAGATCGCGGAGCCATTTTTGCTATAAAAGGGTGCCCGATGCATGAAGATCCTCTTCATTTAATACCACATCATTTACGGAATGATTTTTATGATGAATACAATGTAAGAATTGAAGGGAACTTGTCACCATTAAATGTGATGCGTTTAGAAAAAGAATATGGTGGAAGAATTGAAGATGTTATTGTAGAGCGTATCTTCTTCTCAGAAGATCGTCGGACGGGAATTGGTACATTTAGTCCGTCTGATCCGAAGTCACAAGATATTGCTGATTTAACAGGTAGTATTGATTTTTCAACGATTGCAGAATATGGTTCAGAATCTGATCCACGTGCGTATCGTTTTGATGGAGAATTAAATAAAGCAAATCGTGGCATGATGGAATTTCAAGAGATGTTAAAGTGTGATGAGAAGTTTTTATGGCATTTATTATCTCTTACGCAGGAAGGAAATTTTAAAGCAGGGCGATTTGCACTTATTTCAGCAGATGAGTTGATTGTGGCTCATACAAATGAAACAGAATATCGTTCTTTTATTTCGAATAAGAAAAATGAAGCTTTGCATTCGCGAATTATCGTGATGCCAGTGCCATATAATTTACGTGCTAGTGAAGAAGAGCATATTTATGAAAAGATGATTCAAGAAAGTGATGTTTCCAATGTGCATATTGCACCGCATACACTTCGCGTTGCAGCAATGTTTACGATTTTAACACGTTTAAAAGATTCAAAACGTCCAGACATCGATTTACTTAAGAAGATGCGTTTGTATGATGGAGAGATGGTAGAAGGCTATAATACGATTGACGTAGAAGAACTGCAGCGTGAATATCAAGATGAAGGTATGCATGGTATTGATCCGCGTTACGTAATCAATCGTATTTCTTCAACTATTATTCGAAAAGAAGTGCCATCTATTAACGCGCTTGATGTATTACGCTCTTTAAAGGATGGTTTAGATCAACATGCATCTATTAGTAATGAAGATCGAGAGCGTTATATGAATTTCATTTCACTCGCACGGAAAGAATACGATGAAATTGCGAAAAAAGAAGTACAAAAAGCGTTCGTGTATTCATATGAAGAATCGGCTAAGACGCTTATGGATAATTATTTAGATAACGTTGAAGCGTATTGTAATAAATCGAAATTACGCGATCTGTTAACAGGAGAAGAAATGAGTCCAGATGAAAAACTCATGCGCTCCATTGAAGAACAAATTGGTATTTCAGAAAATGCAAAGAAGGCTTTCCGTGAAGAAATCTTAATCCGTATTTCTGCGTATGCTCGTAAAGGAAAACGTTTTGACTATAACTCACACGAACGTCTTCGTGAAGCGATTCAGAAAAAACTATTTGCTGATTTAAAAGACATTGTGAAGATTACAACATCAACAAAAACACCAGATGAAAATCAACTGAAGAAAATTAATGAAGTGGTGGCGTGCTTAATCAATGATCATGGCTATAATTCTACATCAGCAAACGAATTGCTACGTTATGTAGGGAGCTTACTGAATCGATAGTTTGATAATAAAACGCTGTCTCTTTTTAAAACGAGGCAGCGTTTTTGTATCTATATAAATACAAATTAAAAAAACGAGATAAAACCCTTCTTTTTAGGTGGGAGAGCATTCGGCCATGCATAGAAGCGGTCAGATCCTTTTCCTGCCCAGACATAGTGAAAACAAAGAGAGAAAACGAGTGCAGGTCACCTTTTGTTATCCATAGCCGTGGCTTATACGTCGAAAAATCAAAATGGATTTATATAGCATGATGTACATTGCTCGAAACTTTACTTTATCCTGCTGAACGAGTAGTAATATTCTCGCTGATCAGTATATAGGCTTGTCCAAACATAATAAATTAAGATGCAATTCCATGAATTTATTGTCAATTATTTTTCTAATGTGCATATGATAGAGTAACCAACCATTCATACAGAAAAAAGTCAACACAATACAATATGTTGCAGAACGAAAAAGTGTGCAACAATGCATTGTGTTTCTTTCGTATCAGCTGAAGAATTTTGATTTCCATATCTTCGCTGAGAGTATTCTGAGTGACAGGTAAAACTGTTATTCGTACACTTATGATTCAATGAAACAAGTAAGTTCTAATGAACAGTTATTTTTCATCTATTTTTGTTGTATGATCATAACCTCAAAGTCGGATAGTATTGTCTGTTAAAACGGAATAAAGAAAAATACAGTAAGGAGGGAAAGGGATGGGCGAAGAAAACCAAAATAATTATACAGTGTCACAGGAAAACTGGTCCCTCCATCGCAAAGGACATGACGATCAACAACGCCATCAAGAAAAGGTACAAGAAGCGATTAAAAGCAATTTACCAGACCTTGTGACAGAAGAAAGTATTGTTATGTCTAATGGTAAGGATGTTGTAAAAATACCAATTCGTTCTTTAGATGAGTATAAAATTAGGTATAACTATGATAAGAACAAACATGTTGGTCAAGGAACTGGAGATAGTAAAGTGGGCGATGTAGTCGCAAGAGATGGATCAGGTGGCCAAAAGCAGAAGGGACCAGGAAAAGGGCAAGGGGCAGGAGATGCAGCTGGGGAAGATTATTATGAAGCAGAAGTGTCTATTTTAGAATTGGAGCAAGCATTTTTCAAAGAGTTAAAGCTTCCTAACTTAAAGCAGAAAGAGATGGATGAAAATCGCATTGAACATATTGAATTTAACGACATTAGAAAAACGGGTCTATGGGGAAATATTGATAAAAAACGGACGATGATATCAGCCTATAAACGAAATGCGATGAGTGGAAAGCCATCTTTCCATCCGATTCATCGGGAAGATTTGAAATTCCGAACATGGAATGAAGTGTTAAAACCAGAATCGAAAGCGGTTGTATTAGCAATGATGGATACGAGTGGATCGATGGGAATTTGGGAGAAATATATGGCACGCAGCTTCTTCTTTTGGATGACGCGCTTTTTGCGCACAAAGTATGAAACGGTAGATATTGAATTCATTGCTCATCATACCGAAGCGAAGGTTGTTACGGAAGAAGAGTTCTTCTCAAAAGGAGAGAGTGGCGGCACGATATGTTCTTCCGTTTATAGAAAAGCACTTGAGCTCATTAATGGAAAGTATTCGCCGGAACGTTATAATATCTATCCATTCCACTTTTCAGATGGAGATAATTTAACATCGGATAACGCTCGTTGTGTGAAGCTTGTGCAAGAATTAATGAAAGTATCCAGTATGTTTGGATATGGAGAAGTGAACCAGTACAATCGTTCACCATCTACCCTTTTTTCTGTTTATAAAAACATTGAGGATGAGAAGTTTAGATATTATATATTGAAGAATAAGAAGGATGTTTTTAACTGTTTAAAAGTTTTTTTCTTAAAAGTAAATTAAATAGAGGAAAGATTTAATCTTTCTTCTATTTAAGAATTTTATAACGCTCCCAAAACAAATAATTTGTACATTTTCACATGAAGATGTCAATTTTCTCGTTTTGGGGTACTTGCTTTTATTAGCTTGATAGCGATGGGGTAGCACCACATACCAAAGAATAAACCGAAAAGAGCTAAAATAAAAAGACGTGATTGCTCACGTCCTTAGTATGTCATGATAAAATTAGATTGATACTAATGTATATCTTGTTGTCAAAATCAACTATGTGCTTAGGTGAGGTTCGGTGAACCGTACCATACCCCGGCCCCCCTCTACCCTCAAAAACAGCATCAATTCGCATTTAGATCCTCTCTTAATTTGCCAAGCCACAATTTCATTGATATATAAATCTAAAACCGGTAACAAATCGATTTTCATCTGTTTGGAAATTTTACAGACTTTTACTACTACTTCTTCTGCTAAGGCATGTTTCAAAAATAACTTTAATAATGAGATTAGAATTTTCCTCTTTTAATGCAACAAATGCAGTCATTTCCTGTTCGGTGCTTTCAAAATCACTATTCTTTACATCGGCTGCCTACCTTTTGTGGGAGCTTTGTCCGCGCAGACTAATGATTTAAACGTCAATCATGAAATGCCACACGGATAAACTTCGCTTTTTGACAGGGATTACCATTATTATCAATTACCCAGAGCATGTAATAACCCGGAGGTGCCACATTGCCGTGAGGTGGGGCTGTCACTTGTATCTTGTTTCCACCTTTTTTGTTAATTAGGACCCCAACGTATCGCTGATCATTGTTCGTGGAGTGAGTAACCGAACCGTTGCGGATAAGAGCCACACGCTGGATGTTGGTCGCTGGTTGATCGAGAGCGATTTCGAATGGTTCGTTGTAGTGTACGACTCTAGGAACTTGAGTAATCTGGACTCGGTTAGACACGCTTATGTAATCCGGCTCGTAAAGTTCAATTTTCTTGACGCCGACCTTGTCGGGATTTCCAGTATCAGCGTCTTTGTTGCCGCCAGCTACCCAAACCTTACCGTTTGGCAGCAGTAGAGCGGTTGAGTGATAATTGCGCGTATACTTTGCTTCTTGCTCTAATTCCACCGACCATGAATCGGATCCAGTGTAAGTGCCGGCGTTCCAGTTGATGCCCGGATTATATATTTCGGTTCTAAGTACACCTTGTTCAGGTTTTACTATGTTCACGCCACCCACGAGGCACACTTCGCCATTGGGGAGAATCACAGCGTTACTGTATACGCGTGTAAGCGTGCTGACCCCGGCAGGACGTGTTGAGGTAGGTTCCCATTGCGGCGTCGCAACATTAAGGCCAAGATCGATTTTAATAGATGTGGTGTCACCACAGAAGAGTACTCGCGGGCGGTAGTCCTCCTCCGGAAGCAAGGGAAGCAGTACAGCTGGCCTGCTCCAGTCCAGATATCCAGCAAAACTGGGTTCAGGGATCTTGTGACCCTCATAATTACCGGTATCAGGGTTGTAGCGTGTACTGTAATACGTCCCTTCTCCTTCTCCCACGTGGGACTCAAAGTCTCTTGGCATAGGAG
This region includes:
- a CDS encoding DUF6241 domain-containing protein is translated as MKKKLLYWVGSIAGLALVGFGIFYGLTATSTISVEKESVSSEAVKEKKEEPVLEEKDSQENTAQIEGVDLQLDIDNSSPESAVIAAMHKMTHQKVRAQEKWGAIPMTKQGTDLIYNIVAQSSFKEKDRLLQIAERWKNRDFSQISDDHNFFWTFDGGTIGKAYGMLNTSEERTFAINNFGEEMTGKLVKSGDLSAK
- a CDS encoding transglycosylase domain-containing protein — encoded protein: MKERVLSRVNYHQRVSFNPIAKFLYKAIILLLLLSCTLLFIGNAMVERSNISKLHVPAKFEVPESLAHAFIATEDKRFYHHDGLDYIAIVRASIENIKAGGVVQGGSTITQQLSKNAFLSNERTFSRKWKEIFYTKKIERTYTKNEILKLYVSNIYYGEGAWGIEKAAQLYFGKEVNQLTLSESAMMAAIVKAPSYYSPVQNYDKAVERRNVVLKLMEREGYISHAEYVQATSEKLVIRHDIKAEHPVQKVAREKLVS
- a CDS encoding thioredoxin domain-containing protein, whose translation is MKSSNKIMVLGVVFSVAVLIVIGTIVYSIINDKKDKGNEMFAYSTQQSLGEKDAPIRVVEFGDFKCPACRTWDATVLPRLKEEYINKGKVQFYFINFPFIGKDSKLGAAAGEAIYKQNPEAFWKFYDEIYQNQKSDKEEWITEELLVNMVKEKLPNIDVEQFKKDMHSKEIKDKVQKDLDRALKLKVQGAPSVYVSGELANPDYDSMKAAIEKELKK
- the queG gene encoding tRNA epoxyqueuosine(34) reductase QueG, with amino-acid sequence MDFEQLKQDIIAYSKTIGIDKIGFASASPFEELKQRLIQQQQLNYQSGFEESDIEKRTNPQLLLPGAKSIIAIALAYPSKLKNAPLSKRGERRGIFCRASWGQDYHLVLRDRLQKLEDYLIEKLPDIEVKSMVDTGELSDRAVSERAGIGWSAKNCAIITPEFGSYVYLGEMITNVPFPPDQPIEDQCGSCTKCIDICPTGALIQGGQLDSKKCIAFLTQTKGFLPEEYREKIGNRIYGCDTCQTVCPKNKGKDFHNHPEMEPDPELVKPLLTPLLTISNRDFKEKYGIMSGSWRGKKPLQRNAILALAHFKETAAIPDLVGVMKDDPRPVIRGTAAWALGKIGGEGVQEAIEKAMVREKDEEVLHEMHRGIELLAEKK
- a CDS encoding amidase domain-containing protein, which gives rise to MFVKQKLKEQMQQFLSYITGKRINENEVPADLLQVLQRKKNLFQNREAEIVKATADVSFIRQLNSKQYQEVDYQVHLKYLIRHHELFYVEEEKLERRIRMKDGRIVEDKAIKHQVEEVQSETLEREVTKGQYASYHYNRLEAVKYAERWWDERNPAYRNFPDNCTNFVSQCLHEGETPMTGYPNIRKGWWQRQNQWSWSWAVAHSFYWYLSGATTGLRAKQVEKPEDLILGDVIAYDFEDDGRWNHTTIVVAKDANDMPLVNAHSADSRRRYWNYEDSSKYTPQMKYKFFHIING
- the trmL gene encoding tRNA (uridine(34)/cytosine(34)/5-carboxymethylaminomethyluridine(34)-2'-O)-methyltransferase TrmL; this translates as MGVHVVLYQPEIPANTGNIARTCAATGTELHLIRPLGFSTDDKMLKRAGLDYWEHVKITYYDSIEEFYEKNKDGEFFYLTKYGEKAHTAFNYSNAEKDYYFVFGRETNGLPANVIEENFDHCLRIPMTDKVRSLNLSNTAAILIYEAFRQQNYPGLDLQIVY
- a CDS encoding PrkA family serine protein kinase — its product is MDILKKIEQHREAEERLQWEGTFAEYLELVKERPWVAQTAHSRIYNMIKDAGIEEVEGRRKYNFFSNQLFGLEDALERLVEEYFHPSAKRLDVRKRILLLMGPVSGGKSTLVTILKRGLETYSRTDRGAIFAIKGCPMHEDPLHLIPHHLRNDFYDEYNVRIEGNLSPLNVMRLEKEYGGRIEDVIVERIFFSEDRRTGIGTFSPSDPKSQDIADLTGSIDFSTIAEYGSESDPRAYRFDGELNKANRGMMEFQEMLKCDEKFLWHLLSLTQEGNFKAGRFALISADELIVAHTNETEYRSFISNKKNEALHSRIIVMPVPYNLRASEEEHIYEKMIQESDVSNVHIAPHTLRVAAMFTILTRLKDSKRPDIDLLKKMRLYDGEMVEGYNTIDVEELQREYQDEGMHGIDPRYVINRISSTIIRKEVPSINALDVLRSLKDGLDQHASISNEDRERYMNFISLARKEYDEIAKKEVQKAFVYSYEESAKTLMDNYLDNVEAYCNKSKLRDLLTGEEMSPDEKLMRSIEEQIGISENAKKAFREEILIRISAYARKGKRFDYNSHERLREAIQKKLFADLKDIVKITTSTKTPDENQLKKINEVVACLINDHGYNSTSANELLRYVGSLLNR
- the yhbH gene encoding sporulation protein YhbH, with protein sequence MGEENQNNYTVSQENWSLHRKGHDDQQRHQEKVQEAIKSNLPDLVTEESIVMSNGKDVVKIPIRSLDEYKIRYNYDKNKHVGQGTGDSKVGDVVARDGSGGQKQKGPGKGQGAGDAAGEDYYEAEVSILELEQAFFKELKLPNLKQKEMDENRIEHIEFNDIRKTGLWGNIDKKRTMISAYKRNAMSGKPSFHPIHREDLKFRTWNEVLKPESKAVVLAMMDTSGSMGIWEKYMARSFFFWMTRFLRTKYETVDIEFIAHHTEAKVVTEEEFFSKGESGGTICSSVYRKALELINGKYSPERYNIYPFHFSDGDNLTSDNARCVKLVQELMKVSSMFGYGEVNQYNRSPSTLFSVYKNIEDEKFRYYILKNKKDVFNCLKVFFLKVN